Sequence from the Deltaproteobacteria bacterium genome:
AGGGACCCCTCTGTCCAAAAGCTCCTTTATTTGCATTGTCGCATATTTTATCCCCAATGCCCGCACCGCTTCAGCACCACCTTTTTCGTCGGCAATGTGCAGGTCTCTTAAAAACTGTTCTGGAATACTCGCTCCGCATTGAGAGAGAATACGCTCAAGAGCTGTGAGGCTTGTCACAGGTAGAATCCCGGGAACAATAGGTTTGTCGATGCCAAGATCTCTCACTCTCTCTAAAAAGTTCCAATAGATATTGTTATCAAAAAAAAGTTGGGTAATGGCAAAGTCTGCACCTTCATCCAACTTTAGTTTGAGAAACTTTAAGTCCTCTTCTAAACTAAAAGATTCAGGATGGCCTTCTGGATAACTGGCAACGGCAATACCAAATTGCGGATAGTGTTTACGAAGAAAAGATACCAGGTCTGAGGCATGTTTAAATTCACCTTCTTTATAGTTAAATGTTTTATCTTGGGGGAAATCTCCTCTCAGCGCCAACACATTATCTACCCTTGCATTAAGTAGCGCTTTCAGAAAAGAATGGAGTTTGTCTGTAGAGCTACCTATACAGGTTAAATGTGCCATAGGTTCCAGATTAAGTTTTTCTTTCAAGCGAATGGTAATTTCCTTAGTATATTCCTGACTACTGCCCAAGGCTCCGCAGGTAACAGAAACAAATAGGGGATTAACAATTTTTAACTTCTCCACTATCTCAAAAAATTTTGGCCACAGGGTTTGATCCTTAGGAGGAAAGAACTCAAGAGAGACAAACGGTTTTTTATTATCCATAAGGTCTATAATATGCATAAAAATTCCCCCTTAGAATTTTTAAGCTCAAATCTACGATTTGTGTCATAAAAATTACCTCCGAACCACAGATAGAAACAAAATTATACCAAAAATAGCCAGAATTATATTAGGTAACCACATATAAAATGGGATATTTGCAGATTTGGCAACACCTTCACCGAATATCTGGAAAATATAAAATAAAACGAAAATTCCTACACATAAAATAAATCCCGCAGACTTGCCTGCCTTAGAAATTACACCCAAACTAAAAGCAATCAAGGAGAGAATAAACACAGAAAATGACAGCACAAACATCTTATTAATCTGCATCCTTGCGAAATCACTCTTTGTGTGAAACAGCTGCCACATGCTCATATACTTAGGTTCCCTTCTTATTTCTTCTGCCTGCTGAACAAATCTTTGAGGGGAAATAAGGGTATTGAACTCCCTGAAGGTAGCAACTTCTACTGCTGCACCCGTTTCTTTATACATATTTCCATTTTTCATCGAAAATATTGTTCCTTCCGGCGAGTCCCAAAAACGCCCTTCTTTAGCCATGATTATCTCTCGCGGTGTTTGCAAAAATATAGATTTAAGCTCTAAGGTATCAGGAGAAATTGTCTCCGCATAAATAACAGATCCCTTTGAGAAATGAAAGAAAGACCTCTCTGAAATTTTCGAATATATCCTATGCTTGGCTAACTGAAGCAATGTAAGATGAAATTCTCCCCTCTGTTTGTAAGCTATAGATGATACATTTAGAAAAGCTATGAGAAATACGAATATGGTAAAGTAAAGGGCAGGTTTATATATGTTGAGTTTGCTTATACCGCTGGTTTGAAAAGCAACAATTTCATTATTCTTGGCAAAATCTGCATATACAAAATTGACAGCTACGGTAAGCGCCATAGGAATGGTAAATATAGCAACAAATGTTGCCTGCTGGTAAAAAATCTTGAACAGTATGTTTAGTGTAATGCCCCGCGCAAAAACAATGTGAGATATTTGAATAATGCCTGCCAATAGCATTAATACTGTTAATATAATAAATGAAGAGAGAAATGTTTTTGTAAGTTGTTTTATTATGTATTTATCTACGATTTTAAGCATTAAAGTACCATCTTACAATTATCTCCCCATAAAAAATGTAGAGAAAAGCGGCAACAGAGATAAAGGGAGCAAAGGGAACTTGCGATGAGATTTTACCCTTTTTGAATATAATAAAATATATACCGAAGATACTGCCAAGCAATGCACTCAAGAAAGTTGTAATTATAACCCCTGGTATACCCAAAAAAGCACCGCAAGCAGCAATTAGTTTTATATCTCCTCCACCCAACGCTTCCTTCTTGAATAAAATTTTACCCATGACAGCAATAAGGACAAACAAAACAAAACCACCTACTACTCCTATGACTGACCCTAAAATGTGATGGGGTAATGAAAATAGTATACCTAAGGCGATTAAAGGAAAAACAATCTTATCTGGAACAATGAAGTGTTCAATATCAATCAATGCGATAACAAAGAGAGCGTAACTGAATATTGCATATTTTAAGAAAAGAAAAGAAAATGAAAATCTTTCATACAGAAGAACGAGAATTACAGCTGAAAGAAATTCCACAATCAAATAGCGTATAGATATACGAGCCTTACAGTTTCGACATTTACCTTTTAAGATAATATAACTTAGAATTGGAATGTTATCAAACCACCTGATATGCGCGCCGCAAGACGGACAATGCGAAGGAGGATATAGCAAAGATTCATTACGCGGTATTCTATATACACATACATTTAAGAAACTACCCAGAATAAGACCAAAAATAAAAACAAGAACTTCATTCATAGAGTTCTTTCCTTTTTTTGGTGGAAAATATGGCAGCCACAACAATACTTAAGCCGTATAAAAATATCAGGGGACCAGCCATCAAAAGTTGAGTAAATATATCAGGCGGAGTAAATATAGCGGCCACAATAAATATGCCGAGAATTGCATAATCTGCTTTTTTAATAAGTATTTTTGCATCAATTAGTCCCAATCGAGAGAGGAAAAAACTGACAATTGGCATTTCAAACACGACCCCAAAGGCAAAGATGAGTTTTAATGCAAAGCCAATATACTGTTTTATGCCTGGAAGAGGTGTAAGCTCACTCCCCCCATAACTCAAAAGAAATTTAAATGCATACGGAAAAACCAGCTCATAAGCAAACAAAGCACCACCTATAAAAAATATAGTCAATGAAGTAATTAGAGGGATGGCAATTCGTCTTTCTTCTATTTTTAAACCTGGCTTCACGAATAACCATATCTGAAGAAACAACCAGGGAGAACTTAAGAATATAGCCGCTACTAACGAGATTTGCAGTCTCATCCAGAATGCCTCTGTCAAACCGGTAAATATAATGTGGCTTCCCTTCGGTAATGTAATAAGAAGGGGGGAAATAATAATATGTAAAAGATTTTTGGAAAAAGGATATGTTATACATAAAGCCACGATTATGCCAATGATAATGAAGATTAACCTACGACGCAGTTCTTCCAGGTGTTCAAGAACCGTTGCTTCTTTTTGCTGATTCTTCTCCCTTGTCATCCTTTTCCCTACTATCCAAATTAAGCACCTTGTCTACCGATTTCTTATAAAATGGCTCATCCTCATCATCTATGTTTATAGAACTTTTTACATTATTCTTTAAGTCATCTACGCTACCCTTTAATGACCGATAGAACCTCGCTACTCCTCGCATAATTTCAGGAAGCCTTCGTGGGCCTACAACAACGATAGCGATGAGGGTAATTATCAAGAGCTCAGTTGGTCCTATAGATGGAAACATATCTCCCTCTTTATCATTGGCAAATGTTATTGGAAGGGTGAGTAAAAGTCAATGTGATATTTACACATTAAAGAGAAAATTCAAGATATCGCCATCCTCAACGATATAATCTTTACCTTTAAGCATATATTTACCAGATTCTTTAACATTCTTTTCACTTCCCAGCTTGATAAGATCGTCGTATTTTACAACTTGTGCTCGAATAAAACCTCTTTCCATATCTGTGTGAACAGCACGAGCAGCCTCCGGCGCTCTGGAACCTTGAGGGATCATCCATGCTCTAACCTCATCTTTTCCCACAGTGAAAAATGTAATTAAACCCAATGCTTTGTAGGATAATATGGTGAGTTTCTCTAAAGCAGGAACACCTATCCCCATCTCCTTCAGAAAATCCTGTCTTTCCTCTTCGGATTCCATTACAGAGATTTCCTTTTCAAGCTTTGCCGATACTTGAGCCCATTCCATGTTTTGGTCGGCAAAACGTTTTTTCAATGTTTCTAATAATTTATCATCTGTAATGTCATCTTCTCCCACATTCAACACCACAATCATATTTTTAACGGTTAAAAACGGGCAACTTTTTACAAACTTCTTCTCTTCATCAGAAAGGGCTAAGACACGCAAGGGTTTTCCTCCTTCCAGATGTTGCTTAAAACGCAAAAGCAATTTTTCTTCATTTAATTTGGACTGTGCAGATTTTTTCGTAAATTCTTTCTTCAACTTACTGCTGCGTTTTTCTATAAACAAGAGATCATTTAAGATCAACTCATCGTTTACCATTTCTATATCCCTTGCAGGATCCATACTGCCTTTTATGTGAAATACCGTATCATCTTTGAATGCCCTTGTAACATAGCATAGAACATCTACATCCTGTATGGTCTGAAAGGTTTTGGTGTTATTTTGTTCCCCTATATCCGGAATAATCGAAAATTCCAATGTAGCCGGAACTGTCTTCTTGGGTTTATACATCTTGACCAGTTGATTGAAACGCTCATCTCTGACATAAGCTAAGCCTATACCTTTAGAAAGATCAGCCTCTTTACCTGTCAAAAGTTCAAACAACGTTTTCTTTCCAACCTTTGGGAATCCCAGCAGTCCTAATTTCATATGAATTATGTTATATTAAATAAGCGTATTTGTAAATACGAGAAAAGTATATTAGACTAAGGTGAATGGCTAAAGTATGGATTGGTACCAGCGGCTACTATTATAAACATTGGCAGGGAGTTTTTTATCCTCTAAAACTACCCCAACGAAAACAATTAGAATATTACAGCCAATTTTTCGATACAGTAGAATTAAATGTTACCTTTTATCGCCTTCCTCAAGAAAAGGCTTTTTTGAGTTGGTATGAACGAACACCAAAGGATTTTTTATTTACCATAAAAGGCAGTCGTTTTATAACCCACATAAAAAGACTGAAGAACTGCACCGAGCCTATTAAACGCTTCTTTGAAAAAGTTTCTCTACTAAAAGAAAAATTGGGAATGATCCTATGGCAGCTGCCCCCTAATTTTAAATGCAATCTAAGCAGATTAAAAGACTTCTTAGATGCTCTTCATCCCTATACCAATTATCACCACACTTTTGAATTTAGACATCCGTCCTGGTTCTGCCGAGAAGCACATGATATGATAAAACAACAAAAGATGGCGCTCTGCCAATCAGATTGGCCTAATTTAGTAGAAGTTACAGATGACTATCCGTTCATTTACATAAGAAGACACGGTTCCCCTCTCTATGCAGGGTGTTACAATAGAAAAGAATTACAACAGGATGCAGAATATATTCTCTCTCAATTTAGGTTCAATCGTAATGTGTTTGTCTATTTTAACAATGATGCCTTTGGTTATGCCATAAAAAATGCCTTAGAATTAAAGGAGATAATCAAAAAAGATATACACAAGGATTGCATTGCAGAGTAATCTTGAGAAAACAGTCATTATTTCACATTATCTTTAAATAGATCATCATAACAGGCTTAAATCCATGATATTATGATTTGCAATTTGGTAAAAAATTTAATACTGTTAGCACTCGGCATGGTTGAGTGCTAATTTATCTTATTTAAGGAGGGGTTTATGGGATTTAAACCATTGGCTGATCATCTGTTAGCGAAGCTTTTGGAAAGCGAGGAAAAAACAGAATCAGGAATTATTATTCCGGATACGGTCAAAGAGAAGCCACAAAAAGCAGAAATCATAGAGGTGGGCAACGAAGTAGAAAATATCAAGAAAAATGACAAGGTGCTGTTCGCAAAGTACAGTGGCACAGAGGTAAAAATGGGAGGCGAAGATTACATCATCTTAAAGGAAGAAGATATCTTAGGAATTTTTGAGGACTAACAAAGGAGGAATGTATGCCAGGTAAACAGTTATTGTTTGGAGATGAGTCAAGAGATAAAATATTAAAAGGGATAAATCAGTTAGCCGACGCAGTAGCGGTAACTTTAGGTCCCAGAGGAAGAAATGTCATTTTAGAAAGAAAATATGGAGCTCCTACCGTTACCAAAGATGGCGTATCCGTAGCAAGAGAAGTTGAATTGAAAGACCCTTATGAAAACATGGGTGCGCAACTGGTGCGGGAAGTAGCTTCCAAAACATCAGATGCAGCTGGTGATGGAACAACAACGGCAACTGTTATTGCCCGCGCTATCTTTAGGGAAGGGTTAAGAAGCATTACCGCCGGAGCAAATGCAATAGAGGTAAAAAGAGGCATAGACAAAACAGTAAAAAAAGTGGTGGAAGAAATCAAAAGACAGTCCACGCCGATAACGGAAAAGAGACAAATATCGGAAGTAGCTACTATTGCTGCTAACAACGAGAAAGAAATAGGAGATATCATTGCAGATGCAATGGAAAAGGTAGGAAAAGATGGTGTAATTACCGTTGAAGAGGCAAAAGGCATAGAAACAACATTAGAGGTTGTAGAGGGGATGAAGTTTGATAGAGGTTATGTCTCTCCCTACTTTGTAACTGATGCAGGAAAAATGATATGTGAATTGGAAAATCCATACATTGTTGTTACAGATAAAAAGATCAGCACTATGGCAGAATTTTTACCATTAGTGGAGAAAATGGCAAAAACAGGAAAACCGTTCTTAGTTATTGCAGAAGAAGTAGAGGGTGAAGCATTAGCTACACTTGTAGTAAATAAGCTTAGAGGAACGGTAAATTGTTGTGCAGTAAAAGCACCAGGGTTCGGCGATAGAAGAAAAGAAATGCTGAGAGATATTGCTATTTTAACCGGCGGGATAGTAATATCTGAAGAAACAGGCACAAAATTAGATGCTGCCGACCTCTCTTTCTTAGGTGCAGCAGATAAAATAATAGTAGATAAAGAAAATACAACCATCGTTAATGGTAAAGGCAAAAAAGAAGATATACAAGAACGTATAGAACAAATAGATGCACAACTTGAGCAGTCAACCAGCGAATATGACAAGGAGAAACTAAAAGAGAGAAAGGCGAAACTGGCCGGGGGCGTAGGTGTGATAAAAGTAGGTGCAGCTACAGAATCGGCGATGAAGGAGAAGAAACAGAGGGTAGAAGGTGCATTGAGTGCTACCAAAGCCGCAGTGGAAGAAGGAATTCTCCCTGGCGGAGGAGTCGCTCTCTTAAGGTGCCAA
This genomic interval carries:
- the metF gene encoding methylenetetrahydrofolate reductase [NAD(P)H]; translation: MHIIDLMDNKKPFVSLEFFPPKDQTLWPKFFEIVEKLKIVNPLFVSVTCGALGSSQEYTKEITIRLKEKLNLEPMAHLTCIGSSTDKLHSFLKALLNARVDNVLALRGDFPQDKTFNYKEGEFKHASDLVSFLRKHYPQFGIAVASYPEGHPESFSLEEDLKFLKLKLDEGADFAITQLFFDNNIYWNFLERVRDLGIDKPIVPGILPVTSLTALERILSQCGASIPEQFLRDLHIADEKGGAEAVRALGIKYATMQIKELLDRGVPGVHIYTLNRVKTCLNIFRALGLV
- a CDS encoding prepilin peptidase, which encodes MNEVLVFIFGLILGSFLNVCVYRIPRNESLLYPPSHCPSCGAHIRWFDNIPILSYIILKGKCRNCKARISIRYLIVEFLSAVILVLLYERFSFSFLFLKYAIFSYALFVIALIDIEHFIVPDKIVFPLIALGILFSLPHHILGSVIGVVGGFVLFVLIAVMGKILFKKEALGGGDIKLIAACGAFLGIPGVIITTFLSALLGSIFGIYFIIFKKGKISSQVPFAPFISVAAFLYIFYGEIIVRWYFNA
- the tatB gene encoding twin-arginine translocase subunit TatB, coding for MFPSIGPTELLIITLIAIVVVGPRRLPEIMRGVARFYRSLKGSVDDLKNNVKSSINIDDEDEPFYKKSVDKVLNLDSREKDDKGEESAKRSNGS
- a CDS encoding co-chaperone GroES, translated to MGFKPLADHLLAKLLESEEKTESGIIIPDTVKEKPQKAEIIEVGNEVENIKKNDKVLFAKYSGTEVKMGGEDYIILKEEDILGIFED
- a CDS encoding LptF/LptG family permease, producing the protein MLKIVDKYIIKQLTKTFLSSFIILTVLMLLAGIIQISHIVFARGITLNILFKIFYQQATFVAIFTIPMALTVAVNFVYADFAKNNEIVAFQTSGISKLNIYKPALYFTIFVFLIAFLNVSSIAYKQRGEFHLTLLQLAKHRIYSKISERSFFHFSKGSVIYAETISPDTLELKSIFLQTPREIIMAKEGRFWDSPEGTIFSMKNGNMYKETGAAVEVATFREFNTLISPQRFVQQAEEIRREPKYMSMWQLFHTKSDFARMQINKMFVLSFSVFILSLIAFSLGVISKAGKSAGFILCVGIFVLFYIFQIFGEGVAKSANIPFYMWLPNIILAIFGIILFLSVVRR
- the groL gene encoding chaperonin GroEL (60 kDa chaperone family; promotes refolding of misfolded polypeptides especially under stressful conditions; forms two stacked rings of heptamers to form a barrel-shaped 14mer; ends can be capped by GroES; misfolded proteins enter the barrel where they are refolded when GroES binds), coding for MPGKQLLFGDESRDKILKGINQLADAVAVTLGPRGRNVILERKYGAPTVTKDGVSVAREVELKDPYENMGAQLVREVASKTSDAAGDGTTTATVIARAIFREGLRSITAGANAIEVKRGIDKTVKKVVEEIKRQSTPITEKRQISEVATIAANNEKEIGDIIADAMEKVGKDGVITVEEAKGIETTLEVVEGMKFDRGYVSPYFVTDAGKMICELENPYIVVTDKKISTMAEFLPLVEKMAKTGKPFLVIAEEVEGEALATLVVNKLRGTVNCCAVKAPGFGDRRKEMLRDIAILTGGIVISEETGTKLDAADLSFLGAADKIIVDKENTTIVNGKGKKEDIQERIEQIDAQLEQSTSEYDKEKLKERKAKLAGGVGVIKVGAATESAMKEKKQRVEGALSATKAAVEEGILPGGGVALLRCQKVLEGLEAENEDQKMGMNIIRKVLEEPTRVIADNAGYEGSVIINKVRESTVENMGFDARKGEYADMLKTGITDPAKVERVALQNAASVAGLLLMTETAIAEIPEEKPSMPEGMPPGGGGMPGMY
- a CDS encoding DUF72 domain-containing protein, with translation MAKVWIGTSGYYYKHWQGVFYPLKLPQRKQLEYYSQFFDTVELNVTFYRLPQEKAFLSWYERTPKDFLFTIKGSRFITHIKRLKNCTEPIKRFFEKVSLLKEKLGMILWQLPPNFKCNLSRLKDFLDALHPYTNYHHTFEFRHPSWFCREAHDMIKQQKMALCQSDWPNLVEVTDDYPFIYIRRHGSPLYAGCYNRKELQQDAEYILSQFRFNRNVFVYFNNDAFGYAIKNALELKEIIKKDIHKDCIAE
- the tatC gene encoding twin-arginine translocase subunit TatC; translated protein: MTREKNQQKEATVLEHLEELRRRLIFIIIGIIVALCITYPFSKNLLHIIISPLLITLPKGSHIIFTGLTEAFWMRLQISLVAAIFLSSPWLFLQIWLFVKPGLKIEERRIAIPLITSLTIFFIGGALFAYELVFPYAFKFLLSYGGSELTPLPGIKQYIGFALKLIFAFGVVFEMPIVSFFLSRLGLIDAKILIKKADYAILGIFIVAAIFTPPDIFTQLLMAGPLIFLYGLSIVVAAIFSTKKRKELYE
- the ychF gene encoding redox-regulated ATPase YchF, yielding MKLGLLGFPKVGKKTLFELLTGKEADLSKGIGLAYVRDERFNQLVKMYKPKKTVPATLEFSIIPDIGEQNNTKTFQTIQDVDVLCYVTRAFKDDTVFHIKGSMDPARDIEMVNDELILNDLLFIEKRSSKLKKEFTKKSAQSKLNEEKLLLRFKQHLEGGKPLRVLALSDEEKKFVKSCPFLTVKNMIVVLNVGEDDITDDKLLETLKKRFADQNMEWAQVSAKLEKEISVMESEEERQDFLKEMGIGVPALEKLTILSYKALGLITFFTVGKDEVRAWMIPQGSRAPEAARAVHTDMERGFIRAQVVKYDDLIKLGSEKNVKESGKYMLKGKDYIVEDGDILNFLFNV